The Deltaproteobacteria bacterium HGW-Deltaproteobacteria-6 genome has a segment encoding these proteins:
- a CDS encoding MFS transporter — MKRKLPIVLLATTISSFTTPFMGSSVNVALPMIARDFSMNALSLSWVASSFLLAAAIMLVPMGRLADIYGRKIFFLGGSLIFALSSFLCIGAATESVFIALRVFQGIGGAMIFSTGTAMLISAYPENVRGKILGINIAAVYIGLTCGPFIGGFLTEHLGWKTIFIFNALLGLSAALFAAFIPKEERPAAKAEEFDLTGSFLYAIALFALMYGFSQLPSVAGGALIVIGMICFIFFIRRQLKKPFPLLNIHLFMDNRIFAFSNLAALINYCATFAVTFLLSLYLQHVKMMTPSQTGIVLVIEPLMQAVFSPLAGRLSDRYEPRIISSIGMAMTVIGLFALIFIAAGTSIHYILMCLVLLGIGFAFFSSPNINAVMSSVENKFYGIASATQATMRLVGQMLSMGIALLVFAWIIGSRSITQENGALLIVSAKIIFGILAVTCLAGVGASLARGRVHK; from the coding sequence ATGAAAAGAAAACTGCCCATCGTTCTTCTGGCCACCACCATCAGTTCCTTTACGACGCCCTTTATGGGTTCGTCCGTCAATGTCGCGCTCCCGATGATCGCCCGCGATTTTTCCATGAACGCCCTGTCCTTAAGCTGGGTGGCCTCGTCTTTTCTGCTGGCTGCGGCCATCATGCTGGTGCCGATGGGACGGCTGGCGGACATTTACGGACGAAAAATATTTTTTCTCGGGGGCTCGCTGATCTTTGCCCTGTCGTCGTTTTTATGCATCGGGGCGGCAACGGAAAGCGTCTTCATCGCCCTGCGCGTTTTTCAGGGGATCGGCGGCGCAATGATTTTCAGCACCGGTACGGCCATGTTGATATCCGCTTACCCGGAAAACGTTCGCGGCAAAATACTGGGCATCAATATTGCCGCGGTTTACATCGGCCTGACCTGCGGCCCCTTCATCGGCGGTTTCCTCACCGAACATCTGGGATGGAAAACCATCTTTATTTTCAACGCCTTGCTGGGCCTGTCGGCAGCCCTGTTTGCCGCCTTCATCCCGAAGGAAGAACGGCCTGCCGCCAAAGCGGAGGAATTCGATCTGACCGGTTCCTTTCTTTACGCGATCGCTTTGTTTGCCCTGATGTACGGTTTCTCACAACTCCCCTCCGTGGCCGGCGGTGCGTTGATTGTCATCGGAATGATCTGTTTTATCTTCTTCATTCGACGGCAGTTGAAAAAGCCTTTTCCCCTGCTCAATATTCACCTGTTTATGGACAATCGTATCTTTGCTTTTTCCAATCTGGCGGCGCTCATCAACTATTGCGCCACCTTTGCGGTCACCTTTCTACTGAGCCTTTATTTGCAGCACGTTAAAATGATGACCCCTTCGCAGACCGGCATTGTGCTGGTGATCGAGCCGCTGATGCAGGCGGTTTTTTCGCCGCTGGCCGGAAGGCTGTCCGATCGGTATGAACCGAGAATCATCTCCTCCATCGGGATGGCAATGACCGTCATCGGCCTTTTTGCACTGATATTCATTGCGGCAGGCACATCCATTCATTATATTCTGATGTGCCTGGTTTTACTGGGAATCGGTTTTGCTTTTTTTTCTTCTCCCAATATCAACGCCGTCATGAGTTCGGTGGAGAACAAATTTTACGGCATTGCCTCGGCAACACAGGCCACCATGAGACTGGTGGGGCAGATGTTAAGCATGGGAATTGCCCTGCTGGTTTTTGCCTGGATCATCGGCAGCCGGAGCATCACCCAGGAGAACGGCGCGCTGTTAATTGTGAGCGCCAAAATTATTTTTGGAATTCTGGCGGTGACCTGCCTGGCGGGCGTCGGGGCCTCGCTGGCCCGCGGGCGTGTGCATAAATAA
- a CDS encoding pyridoxamine 5'-phosphate oxidase family protein produces the protein MRRSDKEIKDPGEIDAVLQDAMVCRIAMAAGGSPYIVPVNFAVSGHQLYFHCAKSGKKIDMLRGNPSICFEVDIPGDLVCGKLACSWGMKYKSVIGFGQAYFIEEAGGKKKALDLLMKKYAGRESFDYGDDALDKVLVIGVNIESLSGKKSG, from the coding sequence ATGCGCCGTTCGGATAAAGAGATAAAAGATCCCGGGGAAATTGACGCTGTTTTGCAGGACGCAATGGTCTGCCGGATCGCGATGGCCGCAGGCGGCAGTCCTTATATTGTTCCGGTTAATTTTGCGGTGAGCGGTCATCAGCTTTATTTCCACTGTGCAAAATCGGGCAAAAAAATCGACATGCTGCGGGGCAATCCTTCGATTTGCTTTGAAGTGGATATTCCCGGCGATCTCGTCTGCGGCAAGTTGGCCTGTTCGTGGGGCATGAAATACAAAAGCGTGATCGGTTTCGGTCAGGCTTATTTTATTGAAGAAGCCGGCGGAAAGAAGAAAGCGCTCGATCTGCTGATGAAAAAATATGCGGGGCGGGAGTCCTTTGATTATGGCGACGATGCGCTGGACAAAGTTCTGGTGATTGGTGTAAACATAGAGAGCCTGTCGGGGAAGAAATCAGGTTGA
- a CDS encoding thymidylate synthase (FAD), whose protein sequence is MKILLAGYNIDYDLIRELQEKSGFKQDITPETISAAYARISRSPKPVDALRADARAEVDKARKSNRNIVFEMGHSSVAEHAVFNIDVISVSRLLVEEIEKFRLCSYTEKSQRYVLFDKDFVVPEEIVETGLTDLFIETVTMQNDFYHELYAQLRPHVFEQNKALAENPANKSLLEGWAKEDARYAIALATETQLGMTINARHLELMLRRLSAIPLNEARIYSEKLYAATKDIAPSLIRYTQATDYDRLTRRNLQKQAEKFPPKKSMATGKGKSAEVQLLFVTPEADSQAAAALLFSSSGLSYAHCLKEAKRMGLRDAKALFKTAFANLQAYDAVLRELENIDLQFELIMSASCFAQLKRHRMATIISQDYDPALGVTIPPSVQAIGRQKEFMAMIHKTNMAYAAIKRKNHEAAAYVLTNAHRKRVLMKLNARELYHLARLRVDQHAQWDIRDLSGKMLRQARKVMPLTLMMSCGKDGFAAQRKKNFPGT, encoded by the coding sequence ATGAAAATTCTGCTGGCTGGTTACAATATTGATTACGATCTGATTCGCGAACTTCAGGAAAAAAGCGGATTTAAACAGGACATCACCCCGGAAACGATTTCCGCCGCCTACGCGCGCATCAGCCGCAGTCCCAAACCGGTTGACGCACTTCGGGCGGACGCCCGTGCCGAAGTTGACAAGGCCCGCAAGTCCAACCGCAACATCGTTTTTGAAATGGGGCACAGCTCGGTGGCCGAGCATGCCGTCTTCAACATCGACGTCATCAGTGTTTCCCGCCTGCTTGTGGAAGAAATTGAAAAGTTTCGCTTGTGCTCCTATACCGAGAAATCGCAGCGCTATGTTCTGTTTGACAAGGATTTTGTAGTGCCCGAAGAAATCGTTGAAACGGGTTTGACGGATTTGTTTATCGAAACCGTCACCATGCAAAACGATTTTTATCACGAGCTCTATGCACAGCTTCGCCCCCATGTATTCGAACAAAACAAAGCACTGGCCGAAAATCCCGCCAATAAATCGTTATTGGAAGGCTGGGCCAAGGAAGACGCGCGTTACGCCATCGCACTGGCCACTGAAACGCAGCTGGGCATGACCATCAACGCCCGCCATCTGGAGCTGATGCTGAGACGGCTTTCGGCCATCCCGCTTAATGAAGCGCGCATTTACAGCGAAAAGCTCTATGCCGCAACCAAAGACATCGCGCCCTCGCTCATCCGCTACACGCAGGCAACAGACTATGACCGGCTGACCCGCCGGAATTTGCAAAAACAGGCTGAAAAATTTCCCCCGAAAAAATCCATGGCGACAGGCAAGGGAAAATCAGCCGAGGTTCAGCTTCTGTTTGTGACACCCGAAGCTGATAGTCAAGCCGCCGCCGCGCTGCTTTTCTCATCATCCGGCCTGAGTTACGCCCATTGCCTGAAAGAGGCCAAAAGGATGGGTCTTCGCGATGCCAAAGCCCTGTTCAAAACCGCCTTTGCCAACCTGCAGGCTTACGACGCCGTCCTGAGGGAACTTGAAAATATCGACCTGCAGTTTGAGCTGATCATGAGCGCCAGTTGTTTTGCGCAGCTCAAGAGGCACCGGATGGCAACCATCATAAGCCAGGACTATGACCCGGCCCTGGGCGTCACCATACCTCCGTCGGTGCAGGCCATCGGCCGGCAGAAAGAGTTCATGGCGATGATCCATAAGACCAACATGGCCTACGCGGCCATCAAACGGAAGAATCATGAGGCCGCGGCCTATGTGCTGACCAATGCGCATCGCAAACGGGTTTTGATGAAACTCAACGCGCGGGAGCTTTACCATTTAGCCCGCCTGCGGGTGGATCAGCATGCCCAGTGGGATATACGGGACTTATCGGGGAAAATGCTGAGACAGGCACGCAAGGTCATGCCTCTTACGCTGATGATGTCCTGCGGAAAAGACGGATTTGCCGCGCAGCGGAAAAAAAATTTCCCCGGGACGTAA
- a CDS encoding glutamate racemase, with translation MDNKTNRAIGVFDSGIGGLTVVRALMERLPFENIIYFGDTARVPYGIKSVETINRYAMQITEYLLKKDVKLLIVACNTMAAVAYQAIRDLSPVPVLEVIEASAKIAVTETRTRAIGVIGTPATINSNAYARAIHLLDRDARVFSQACPLFVPLVEEGWFDHAATRLVAEEYLKPVMAEQIDTLVLGCTHYPLLKPLFQDICGPKVRLIDSAEAMAEIAADLINRENLGNKSRLSPDYLFCVSDVPYRFQTIGERFLGRTLARVEMVRL, from the coding sequence ATGGACAATAAAACAAACCGGGCGATCGGCGTTTTTGATTCCGGCATCGGCGGGTTGACCGTCGTGCGCGCGCTCATGGAACGCCTGCCTTTTGAAAATATTATTTACTTCGGCGACACGGCGCGCGTGCCTTACGGCATCAAATCCGTGGAAACGATCAACCGTTACGCGATGCAGATTACGGAATATCTGCTGAAGAAAGACGTCAAGCTTCTGATTGTCGCATGCAACACCATGGCTGCAGTGGCCTACCAGGCCATCAGGGATTTGTCCCCCGTACCGGTATTGGAGGTCATTGAAGCCAGCGCAAAAATCGCGGTAACCGAAACCCGGACAAGGGCCATCGGCGTGATCGGCACGCCCGCGACGATCAACTCCAATGCTTATGCCCGGGCCATTCATCTGCTGGATCGCGACGCCAGAGTTTTTTCGCAGGCCTGCCCTCTGTTTGTGCCGCTGGTGGAAGAAGGATGGTTTGATCACGCAGCCACCAGGCTTGTCGCTGAAGAATACCTGAAGCCGGTCATGGCTGAACAAATCGACACTCTGGTGCTGGGCTGTACGCATTATCCGCTGTTGAAACCCCTGTTTCAGGATATCTGCGGTCCAAAGGTCCGGCTGATCGACTCGGCGGAGGCCATGGCGGAAATTGCCGCAGACCTGATTAATCGTGAAAATCTCGGCAACAAAAGCCGCCTGTCGCCGGACTACCTGTTTTGCGTCAGTGACGTACCATATCGTTTTCAGACCATCGGTGAACGATTTCTCGGACGGACACTGGCGCGCGTAGAAATGGTGCGACTCTGA
- a CDS encoding SRPBCC domain-containing protein → MNSHQLQTEIEIDAEAQRVWSILADFAAYPEWNPFIRSIRGVMAQGSRLEVRIQPSGAKGMTFRPSILVADPGRELRWLGRLMLPGLFDGEHRLVIEPVAPGKVRFRQNERFSGILVPLFRNSLDRDTKRGFEEMNRALKARAEA, encoded by the coding sequence ATGAACAGCCATCAGTTGCAGACGGAAATTGAAATCGACGCGGAAGCTCAGCGGGTCTGGTCGATTCTCGCGGACTTTGCCGCCTACCCTGAATGGAATCCGTTCATCCGGTCCATCCGTGGCGTCATGGCGCAGGGCTCACGGCTGGAGGTGCGGATTCAGCCCAGTGGCGCAAAAGGCATGACCTTCCGTCCGTCTATTCTGGTCGCCGATCCCGGCCGGGAACTTCGCTGGCTTGGCCGCCTGATGCTCCCCGGCTTATTTGACGGAGAACACCGTCTGGTAATCGAACCTGTCGCCCCCGGGAAAGTTCGGTTTCGGCAAAATGAACGTTTCAGCGGGATTCTGGTTCCGCTATTCAGAAACAGCCTTGACCGGGATACGAAGAGGGGCTTTGAAGAAATGAATCGGGCGCTGAAGGCGCGCGCCGAAGCCTGA
- a CDS encoding branched-chain amino acid ABC transporter permease has protein sequence MDMKRAYYEDIELFKSGTILFWTICLLVLLFTLPLFSTNYYLYLFNLIMVHAILAVGLNILVGSTGQISLGHAGFFAIGAYGTVLLMTKLGVPFFPAIIIAAFIAAFFGFILGLPALRLEGPYLTIATLAFGLAIMHIIGHTEIFGGRSGLRAPALDIGIPQLGWNFTLATDMSKYYLILIITILMVLGAINILKTKVGRAFVAIRDSDIAAEVIGINLTIYKTLSFAVSAFYAGIAGGLFAFVLGFFDPITFNMFLSIYFLVMIVVGGLGSIMGSITGAAFITYLMYALFKNVKDVPYVGDFLVAISQRWLSITGMDNLSAIALGLVMIGIMIFEPMGIFGVWIRVKKYWKTWPF, from the coding sequence ATGGACATGAAGCGCGCGTATTACGAAGATATTGAACTTTTTAAGAGCGGGACGATTCTTTTCTGGACAATCTGCTTACTGGTCCTGCTCTTCACCCTTCCCCTGTTTTCCACAAACTACTACCTTTACCTCTTTAACCTGATCATGGTTCACGCCATCCTTGCCGTGGGTCTCAATATTCTGGTCGGGTCAACAGGGCAAATCTCCCTGGGACATGCCGGATTCTTTGCCATTGGCGCCTACGGAACGGTGCTTTTGATGACCAAGCTGGGTGTACCTTTTTTCCCGGCCATTATCATCGCGGCTTTTATCGCCGCCTTTTTCGGTTTCATCCTGGGTTTGCCGGCCCTCAGGCTCGAAGGTCCCTATCTGACAATTGCCACCCTGGCTTTCGGCCTGGCCATTATGCACATCATCGGCCATACGGAAATCTTCGGCGGCCGCTCAGGCCTGAGAGCGCCTGCTCTGGATATCGGAATACCGCAGCTGGGCTGGAATTTTACGCTGGCAACAGACATGAGCAAGTATTATCTCATTCTCATCATCACCATCCTGATGGTTCTGGGGGCGATTAATATTTTAAAAACAAAAGTGGGACGCGCTTTTGTCGCCATCCGGGACAGTGACATTGCCGCCGAGGTTATCGGCATTAACCTGACCATTTACAAAACCCTTTCATTTGCAGTCAGCGCCTTTTATGCCGGGATTGCCGGCGGTCTTTTCGCCTTTGTTCTCGGATTTTTCGATCCCATCACCTTCAATATGTTTCTGTCCATTTACTTTCTGGTCATGATTGTCGTGGGAGGGCTGGGCTCCATCATGGGCTCCATTACGGGCGCAGCCTTTATCACGTATCTGATGTATGCCCTTTTCAAGAACGTCAAGGACGTTCCCTATGTGGGTGATTTTCTGGTGGCCATTTCGCAGCGCTGGCTCTCCATTACGGGGATGGACAACTTAAGCGCCATCGCCCTGGGGCTGGTCATGATAGGCATCATGATTTTTGAACCTATGGGAATTTTCGGAGTCTGGATCCGGGTAAAGAAATACTGGAAGACCTGGCCTTTTTAA
- a CDS encoding permease yields MKNNSVSLAIGLAAGLFGGLIGLGGGLIMIPLMISVLKFSQHQAHGTSLVALIFTGIAGALIYGLQGNIDFLAAGSLSITAIITARTGAYFANALPGWKLKRAFGAFLIFCAALMLIKPYLHETGIHHPLYVNILIFLMTGAATGFLSGMMGVGGGTIMVPAMVLLTGFGQHVAQGTSLLVMVPLGAAGALAHHELGNVVKGFLPGLIPGIVLGAFLGGNIANFIPDTPLRLAFIAAIIFMGVSYARSKAPE; encoded by the coding sequence ATGAAAAATAATTCAGTCAGCCTGGCCATCGGACTTGCCGCCGGATTGTTCGGAGGCCTGATTGGTCTGGGCGGCGGCCTGATTATGATTCCCCTGATGATCAGCGTCTTGAAATTCAGTCAGCATCAGGCGCACGGAACCAGTCTGGTCGCCCTGATCTTCACCGGAATCGCCGGGGCACTGATCTATGGCCTGCAGGGCAATATTGATTTTCTGGCGGCCGGGTCGCTTTCCATCACGGCGATTATAACTGCCAGAACCGGAGCGTATTTTGCCAACGCCCTCCCCGGATGGAAGCTCAAGCGGGCGTTTGGAGCATTTTTGATATTTTGCGCCGCCCTTATGCTGATCAAGCCCTACCTGCATGAGACCGGCATCCATCATCCGCTTTATGTGAACATCCTCATTTTCCTGATGACGGGAGCCGCCACCGGATTTCTTTCGGGTATGATGGGCGTGGGCGGCGGAACCATCATGGTTCCCGCCATGGTCTTACTCACCGGGTTCGGTCAGCACGTGGCGCAGGGAACTTCACTGCTGGTGATGGTTCCTTTGGGCGCGGCAGGCGCCCTGGCTCATCATGAACTGGGGAATGTCGTCAAAGGGTTTCTGCCCGGGCTGATCCCGGGTATTGTGCTGGGCGCCTTTCTGGGAGGCAATATCGCCAACTTTATTCCGGACACGCCGCTTCGCCTGGCGTTCATCGCGGCAATCATTTTTATGGGTGTGAGCTACGCCCGGTCAAAGGCGCCTGAATGA
- a CDS encoding ABC transporter substrate-binding protein, translated as MDSKKMMRVMLVCLFAVFLLTGAGQAATERGFDDKEIRIAAWGPQTGPAAPWGAVARGSKLLFDIVNEEGGINGRKIKFFIRDDQYNPSQTVAAVKELVERYGIFAFVGGVGTASCQSVYKILLENKIIWISPCSGARSFWDPHNPYLWNIWATYEDDASILAKFAVEKKKFKKIAMFYQNDDYGQDALDSVKYRLKKYNMELVAALPVEPTERDLSSQVAKLKASGAEAVIGYCSPTQAAIALRTSVSVGFKPQWIHSYNLSDYPLMNKITDGLWSKEAVITSAFFVPPFSDHPLINKYRAAQKRLAPTERWGIFYQAGIVVGEPLVYAMKKAGKNLSTAAVKKELDSIKNFQGVGPKITWTAKSHKAPKTVQIWQAGPNSENIVLQDWTENEISRH; from the coding sequence ATGGATTCTAAAAAGATGATGAGGGTAATGCTTGTTTGTCTGTTCGCCGTTTTTCTGCTTACCGGGGCGGGGCAGGCGGCAACTGAACGTGGATTTGATGATAAAGAAATTCGCATCGCTGCGTGGGGGCCTCAGACGGGTCCGGCGGCGCCGTGGGGCGCAGTCGCGCGCGGCAGTAAGCTCCTCTTCGATATTGTCAACGAAGAAGGCGGCATTAACGGCCGCAAAATCAAATTCTTCATCCGCGACGATCAATACAACCCTTCCCAGACCGTAGCCGCCGTCAAGGAGCTGGTTGAGCGGTACGGCATTTTCGCCTTTGTCGGCGGCGTAGGTACGGCCAGCTGTCAGTCCGTTTATAAAATCCTGCTGGAAAATAAAATCATCTGGATTTCCCCCTGCTCCGGCGCCAGATCGTTCTGGGATCCGCACAATCCCTATCTGTGGAACATCTGGGCAACCTATGAAGATGACGCCAGTATTCTGGCCAAATTCGCCGTTGAAAAAAAGAAATTCAAGAAGATAGCGATGTTCTATCAGAATGACGACTACGGCCAGGATGCTCTGGATTCGGTTAAATATCGCCTGAAAAAATATAATATGGAACTGGTGGCCGCGCTTCCCGTTGAGCCCACCGAGCGCGACCTTTCATCGCAGGTTGCCAAACTGAAAGCCTCCGGCGCCGAAGCGGTCATCGGCTACTGCTCGCCGACCCAGGCGGCTATCGCTCTCAGAACCAGTGTTTCCGTCGGCTTCAAACCCCAGTGGATTCACTCCTACAACCTGTCGGATTATCCTCTGATGAACAAGATCACCGACGGCCTGTGGTCCAAGGAAGCCGTGATCACCAGCGCATTCTTCGTTCCTCCTTTTTCCGATCATCCGCTGATCAACAAGTATCGCGCGGCGCAGAAACGGCTGGCTCCCACGGAAAGATGGGGCATTTTCTATCAGGCGGGAATTGTCGTCGGGGAGCCCCTGGTCTACGCCATGAAAAAAGCCGGCAAGAATTTGAGCACGGCAGCGGTTAAAAAAGAACTGGACAGCATCAAGAATTTCCAGGGCGTTGGTCCGAAGATCACCTGGACAGCTAAAAGTCACAAGGCCCCTAAGACCGTTCAGATCTGGCAGGCCGGTCCTAACAGCGAAAACATCGTCCTTCAGGATTGGACGGAAAACGAGATCAGCCGGCACTAG
- a CDS encoding branched-chain amino acid ABC transporter permease, translating to MPFVQLLIEGLAMGACYGLFGLAVVIIYKTSEVMNFAAGEMAMFSTFIVFHLLTFYHFPFWAALTAAIVFAAILGVLVQYIFLRPAKNPTLLSLIVITLGVEMLCMGFASWKWGAEQQEFSIPISYMVTYEPVKGFLISQWAVAVFVIAAAVMAFLFFFFKYTQLGTAMRATQQNKHAAKIMGINTDRVFAFSWAFSSVIGLIAAVLLTAKTILDPQFMMEPFLKAFAAAVLGGLMSIPGVLIGGAIMGLLENFFGYAWPVWKPITAFVVIVLVLCIRPSGLFAKHWVKKV from the coding sequence ATGCCTTTCGTACAGTTGTTAATTGAGGGATTGGCGATGGGCGCCTGCTACGGTCTATTTGGTCTGGCGGTCGTCATTATCTATAAAACATCGGAGGTCATGAATTTCGCCGCAGGTGAAATGGCCATGTTTTCCACTTTCATCGTTTTTCACTTACTGACTTTTTATCATTTTCCCTTCTGGGCCGCACTCACCGCAGCCATTGTGTTTGCCGCCATCCTGGGTGTTCTGGTCCAGTACATATTTCTCCGGCCCGCTAAAAATCCCACGCTCTTGAGCCTCATCGTCATAACGCTCGGTGTGGAAATGCTGTGCATGGGATTTGCCAGCTGGAAATGGGGCGCTGAACAGCAGGAATTTTCCATCCCGATTTCCTACATGGTAACCTATGAACCGGTCAAAGGGTTTTTGATCAGCCAGTGGGCGGTGGCCGTCTTCGTCATTGCCGCCGCCGTGATGGCTTTTCTCTTTTTCTTCTTCAAGTATACGCAGCTGGGAACGGCGATGCGCGCAACCCAGCAGAATAAGCATGCCGCTAAAATCATGGGCATCAACACGGACCGAGTGTTTGCCTTTTCCTGGGCATTCAGCTCAGTCATCGGTCTTATCGCCGCCGTACTGCTCACGGCCAAAACCATTCTTGATCCGCAATTCATGATGGAACCGTTCTTGAAGGCGTTTGCCGCGGCCGTTCTGGGCGGACTCATGAGCATACCCGGCGTGCTGATCGGCGGCGCCATCATGGGTCTCCTTGAAAATTTCTTCGGTTATGCCTGGCCAGTCTGGAAACCGATCACGGCTTTTGTTGTCATCGTTCTGGTGCTTTGCATACGCCCAAGCGGTCTGTTTGCCAAGCACTGGGTAAAGAAAGTGTAA